One stretch of Halobacillus litoralis DNA includes these proteins:
- a CDS encoding aldehyde dehydrogenase family protein, giving the protein MTTKVKSYKMLIGGEWREGLHSFDVSNPQNNEVLATVPSATKEDMVEAIETADRTFRMRDPIPTHERIRILSKVSDYMERDHEAFAAIIASEGSKTITEARSEVSRAIQTIRISAEEARRLKGETINFDQNPGSEQRVGYYQRFPMGVVGAITPFNDPLNLVAHKIGPALASGNAIVLKPASATPLSALKLAEVFEEAGLPEGYLSVITGSGKELGDVLVTHPAVKMVSFTGGSDAGEAITSKAGTKKISMELGSNSPVIVLSDADLSKAVHACCSGAFSAAGQNCIGVQRIFVARELYPAFIDGLVEAAEALKVGDKMDERTDVGPMINEKEAVRVSEWVDEALGMGAQIEAGGVRDGAYYSPTILSHVPSDAKVMAEEIFGPVVIVNPVTDLDEAIEKSNAVNYGLHAGIFTNDINQAFKAIRKMDVGGLMINDSSDYRIDEMPFGGTKGSGIGREGVRFSIESMTEQKVVCFHLDE; this is encoded by the coding sequence ATGACGACGAAGGTGAAGAGTTATAAAATGCTTATCGGGGGAGAGTGGCGGGAAGGGTTACACAGTTTTGATGTAAGCAACCCGCAGAATAATGAAGTGCTGGCCACTGTTCCCTCTGCGACGAAGGAGGATATGGTTGAAGCTATTGAAACCGCCGATCGCACTTTTCGAATGAGAGATCCCATTCCTACACATGAACGGATCCGCATACTAAGTAAAGTTTCTGATTACATGGAGAGGGATCACGAAGCGTTTGCTGCAATCATTGCAAGTGAAGGCAGTAAAACGATTACCGAAGCTCGTTCAGAGGTCTCACGGGCCATTCAAACGATCCGGATCAGCGCAGAGGAAGCGAGAAGGTTGAAAGGAGAGACCATTAACTTCGATCAAAATCCGGGCAGCGAACAAAGAGTCGGGTATTATCAACGTTTTCCTATGGGAGTGGTAGGAGCCATCACTCCATTTAATGACCCGCTCAATTTAGTTGCACATAAAATAGGGCCAGCTTTAGCTTCAGGGAACGCGATTGTCCTCAAACCTGCATCAGCCACACCTCTAAGTGCACTGAAATTAGCAGAGGTATTCGAAGAAGCTGGACTTCCTGAAGGGTACCTTTCTGTTATTACTGGGTCAGGAAAGGAACTCGGCGATGTACTAGTTACACACCCGGCCGTCAAAATGGTTTCCTTTACGGGGGGATCGGATGCCGGAGAAGCCATTACAAGCAAAGCAGGAACGAAAAAAATAAGCATGGAACTAGGATCAAACTCGCCGGTCATTGTCTTAAGTGATGCAGACCTTTCAAAGGCTGTTCATGCTTGTTGCTCGGGTGCTTTTTCAGCGGCAGGGCAAAATTGTATCGGTGTTCAAAGGATCTTTGTGGCTAGAGAACTTTATCCAGCTTTTATCGATGGACTGGTGGAAGCTGCCGAAGCACTGAAGGTCGGCGATAAAATGGATGAAAGAACAGATGTAGGACCGATGATTAATGAAAAAGAAGCAGTCCGTGTGTCCGAATGGGTCGATGAAGCGTTAGGGATGGGAGCACAAATAGAAGCAGGTGGGGTCCGAGACGGAGCGTACTATTCTCCTACCATTCTGAGCCATGTGCCTTCAGATGCGAAAGTCATGGCTGAAGAAATCTTTGGACCTGTGGTTATTGTAAACCCTGTCACTGATTTAGATGAAGCCATTGAAAAATCCAACGCCGTGAATTATGGACTGCACGCTGGAATCTTCACAAACGATATTAACCAAGCTTTTAAAGCCATAAGGAAAATGGACGTAGGTGGACTCATGATTAATGACAGCAGCGATTATCGAATTGATGAAATGCCGTTCGGAGGTACGAAAGGATCCGGCATCGGTCGTGAAGGTGTACGTTTTAGCATAGAATCCATGACGGAACAAAAAGTCGTTTGTTTCCATCTTGATGAGTAG
- a CDS encoding CAP domain-containing protein: protein MKKKWFILFAALMMIAMLAACNTSEERARESQRNNLNQVSFGPEDQGMQRDGNQPRGMDPGAYGQNRFDANIPFEGMNPNGTNGSIQGPYFFDQDGRYTQDSQGRDQAQRQAPDQAEQNRDNTARESDEATGDFQQQVIDLTNKAREKNGLKPLKNSNDVEEVAQTKSEDMAKNDYFSHTSPTYGSPFDMLREFGVDYSTAAENIAAGQQSPQSVVDGWLNSSGHRKNIMNKNVTHIGVGYAKDGNYWVQMFIAK from the coding sequence ATGAAGAAAAAATGGTTTATTCTATTCGCAGCACTCATGATGATTGCCATGTTGGCTGCTTGTAATACATCAGAAGAGCGCGCGCGTGAAAGTCAGCGGAACAACTTAAATCAAGTCAGTTTTGGTCCGGAAGATCAAGGAATGCAAAGGGACGGAAATCAACCAAGAGGAATGGATCCAGGGGCATACGGCCAGAACCGCTTTGATGCCAATATTCCTTTTGAAGGGATGAATCCAAATGGTACGAACGGATCCATCCAAGGTCCATACTTTTTTGACCAAGATGGCCGGTACACACAAGATTCTCAAGGTAGAGATCAGGCGCAAAGACAAGCCCCTGATCAAGCTGAACAAAATCGTGATAATACAGCACGAGAGAGCGATGAGGCAACGGGTGATTTTCAACAGCAGGTCATTGATTTAACGAACAAAGCTCGTGAAAAAAATGGCCTGAAACCTCTTAAGAATAGCAATGATGTAGAAGAAGTCGCTCAAACGAAATCTGAAGATATGGCGAAGAATGATTATTTCTCCCATACGTCCCCGACTTACGGAAGTCCTTTTGATATGCTGAGGGAATTCGGAGTCGATTATTCAACAGCAGCTGAGAACATTGCTGCAGGACAGCAGTCTCCGCAATCCGTTGTCGATGGCTGGTTAAACAGTTCAGGTCACCGTAAAAACATTATGAACAAAAATGTCACGCACATTGGTGTCGGATATGCGAAAGACGGCAATTACTGGGTGCAAATGTTTATAGCAAAATAA
- a CDS encoding SGNH/GDSL hydrolase family protein: MKKIWILVMVFAVILAPSDLAAFKENRLVAIGDSIPFGYNLDKENKKPPKGSFPSLIGMKKDIEVTNLSIPGLTSAELLTAVRSNEIFRESLKDADYVIVYIGGNDLLNVVKKNGGLDGLKMEDAAPVIRDLIYNVYSTILEIDELTNGKVLVYNIYNPYPAAGDQLNTPLAYINQQYASLIKLLKHFASVTLVDAYKAYHGHPEYIIKGDVHPTAKGQKVLAKIALKHMD, translated from the coding sequence ATGAAGAAGATATGGATCCTGGTCATGGTGTTCGCTGTCATTCTGGCACCTTCTGACCTAGCAGCTTTTAAAGAAAATAGATTGGTCGCCATCGGGGATTCCATTCCATTTGGTTATAATTTGGATAAAGAAAATAAAAAACCTCCAAAAGGATCATTTCCATCTTTGATTGGAATGAAAAAAGATATAGAAGTTACGAATTTAAGTATTCCCGGTCTGACATCTGCCGAATTGTTAACAGCGGTACGGTCCAATGAAATCTTCAGAGAGAGTCTTAAGGATGCCGATTATGTCATTGTGTATATCGGTGGAAACGATTTATTAAATGTTGTCAAAAAGAATGGAGGACTGGATGGTTTGAAAATGGAGGATGCTGCCCCTGTCATTCGAGATCTCATTTATAATGTCTATTCGACCATTCTAGAGATTGACGAATTAACGAACGGGAAGGTACTCGTCTACAACATATACAATCCTTATCCTGCTGCGGGAGACCAATTGAACACGCCGCTCGCTTATATTAACCAGCAGTATGCTTCCTTAATCAAGCTGCTGAAACATTTTGCATCCGTTACACTAGTCGATGCGTATAAAGCCTATCATGGTCACCCTGAATACATCATCAAAGGGGATGTTCATCCAACGGCAAAAGGGCAGAAGGTATTGGCGAAGATTGCATTAAAACACATGGACTAA
- a CDS encoding Gfo/Idh/MocA family protein has protein sequence MVRFGIIGTNTITEKFIEAAKQHAQFTLQAVYSRTEEKAATFASKHGALETYTDIEEMAASSNVDAVYIASPNAFHSEQAKTIMRKGTHVLCEKPMASNQQEIASMIEVAKEEGVLLMEAVKSTLMPGFLSMQEHLHKIGEVRRFVGNFSKYSSRYDAYKRGEVLNAFKPELSNGSLMDLGIYGIYPMVVLFGAPNHVQANAVFLDSGVDGQGSVVAAYDGMEGVVMHSKIVDSHAPSEIQGEEGTMLIPNISEPKGIKIIYRDGSVEELSFEDEFSPMYYEAAEFISLVEKEKDRSENNSLEHTLITAKVMEEARRQIGLVYPNDRS, from the coding sequence ATGGTGAGATTTGGAATTATAGGAACCAATACCATTACAGAAAAATTTATTGAGGCAGCGAAACAGCATGCTCAATTCACATTGCAGGCGGTGTATTCTCGTACAGAAGAGAAAGCAGCCACCTTTGCATCCAAACATGGTGCACTTGAGACATACACAGATATAGAAGAGATGGCCGCCAGTTCGAATGTGGATGCGGTTTATATTGCAAGTCCTAATGCTTTCCATTCAGAACAGGCGAAAACGATCATGCGGAAAGGGACGCATGTCTTATGTGAAAAACCAATGGCTTCTAATCAACAGGAGATCGCTTCCATGATCGAAGTAGCCAAAGAAGAAGGCGTTTTGTTAATGGAAGCAGTGAAGTCTACACTCATGCCGGGTTTTCTAAGCATGCAGGAACATCTACATAAAATCGGGGAAGTGAGACGCTTTGTCGGGAACTTCAGCAAGTATTCCTCTCGTTATGATGCATATAAAAGAGGAGAAGTCCTGAACGCATTCAAGCCTGAATTATCGAATGGTTCTTTGATGGACCTTGGTATTTATGGGATTTATCCGATGGTCGTATTATTCGGTGCGCCCAATCATGTCCAGGCTAATGCCGTGTTTTTGGATTCTGGTGTTGACGGTCAAGGGAGTGTGGTTGCAGCGTATGATGGGATGGAAGGAGTGGTGATGCACTCCAAAATCGTGGACTCCCATGCTCCTTCTGAAATTCAAGGGGAAGAAGGCACCATGCTTATTCCGAATATTTCTGAACCTAAAGGTATAAAGATCATTTATAGAGATGGATCTGTGGAAGAGCTTTCTTTTGAAGATGAATTTTCACCTATGTATTATGAAGCGGCTGAATTTATCAGTCTGGTGGAGAAAGAAAAAGATCGGTCAGAGAATAATTCGTTGGAGCATACGCTGATCACAGCGAAAGTCATGGAGGAAGCCCGCCGCCAAATCGGCCTGGTTTATCCGAACGACCGCTCTTAG
- a CDS encoding winged helix-turn-helix transcriptional regulator, translating to MKEEGIGLDVTLEVVCGKWKGLILWKLIHENHLRFNALRRSLDGNISSRILARELKKLIQDGLVERIDYETVPPRVEYRVTPYGRTTASFLEKMNDWGIHHKRRADQQESLTDVSNQLKEQ from the coding sequence ATGAAGGAAGAAGGGATCGGCCTTGATGTCACTCTTGAAGTCGTGTGCGGAAAGTGGAAAGGGTTAATTCTTTGGAAACTCATTCACGAAAATCATCTGCGGTTTAATGCACTACGCCGGTCCCTTGATGGAAACATCTCCTCCCGAATCCTTGCCAGAGAACTGAAAAAACTCATCCAGGACGGTTTAGTTGAACGAATCGATTATGAAACCGTGCCTCCCAGAGTGGAGTATCGAGTGACGCCTTACGGGCGAACAACGGCCTCATTCTTGGAGAAAATGAACGACTGGGGCATCCACCATAAGCGAAGGGCGGACCAGCAAGAAAGCCTCACGGACGTATCGAATCAACTGAAAGAACAATAG
- a CDS encoding ABC transporter permease, with product MRTIFSYTFPYKKSALIALFLMFIELLVELAQPILMAKIIDDGIIAEDFNAVLLWGGVLLGLSLLAFTAGVTNSFFAADLSQGVGYDLRKDLFSKVQKFSAGHFQNVTTPSLVTRITNDVIQIQNLLFMFVRIGLRAPLFIIFALVMVFTIDVELALLLLGSVPVFLLFLFFLLTRGIKWFKKVQHKLDGLNTIIRENIAGIRLIKGFNRKEHEEKRFQQANESLVLQNKKALWLMEVAMPVVMFGMNIVILILLFVGAQILSNAGVEAGELVAIINYATRILFTFSVFTFLIMVISRGQASAERIADVLHQTIDENPSGGGQRTGRSCPLPQCFFS from the coding sequence ATGCGTACGATTTTTTCTTATACTTTTCCTTATAAAAAGTCTGCATTGATCGCCCTTTTTCTTATGTTCATAGAATTATTGGTGGAGTTAGCCCAGCCCATACTCATGGCCAAAATCATAGATGATGGAATCATAGCTGAAGACTTTAACGCCGTTTTGTTATGGGGAGGCGTACTTTTAGGCTTATCATTGCTCGCTTTTACCGCAGGTGTGACCAACTCTTTCTTTGCTGCAGACCTGAGTCAGGGGGTCGGTTATGACCTGAGAAAAGATTTATTTTCAAAAGTACAGAAATTTTCAGCGGGTCATTTCCAAAACGTCACGACGCCAAGCTTGGTCACAAGGATTACTAATGATGTGATCCAAATTCAAAACTTACTATTCATGTTTGTAAGAATTGGCCTCAGAGCTCCACTTTTTATTATCTTTGCTTTAGTGATGGTTTTTACGATTGACGTTGAACTGGCCCTTCTTCTCCTGGGTAGTGTACCTGTATTTTTATTGTTTTTATTCTTCCTTCTTACAAGAGGAATCAAGTGGTTTAAGAAGGTTCAGCATAAACTCGATGGACTCAATACCATCATTCGAGAAAATATAGCCGGAATTCGCTTAATTAAAGGCTTTAATAGAAAAGAGCATGAAGAGAAGAGATTTCAACAAGCGAATGAATCGTTGGTTCTTCAGAATAAAAAAGCGTTATGGCTCATGGAAGTAGCTATGCCTGTCGTCATGTTTGGGATGAACATCGTCATCCTCATCCTCCTTTTTGTTGGAGCACAAATATTAAGCAATGCAGGCGTGGAAGCTGGAGAACTGGTTGCCATCATCAACTACGCGACTAGGATTTTATTCACTTTTTCTGTTTTTACATTTCTGATCATGGTCATTTCACGAGGGCAGGCCTCGGCTGAGAGGATTGCCGACGTACTCCATCAAACCATAGATGAGAATCCATCAGGGGGAGGACAAAGAACTGGACGGAGCTGTCCGCTTCCGCAATGTTTCTTTTCATAG
- a CDS encoding ABC transporter ATP-binding protein, translating into MLKNLNFHALPGNTVGIIGETGSGKTSLLHLIPRLYEKNAGQLFLDGVEIENLDVKNIRKQISLVPQEVHLFSGTVSENIAWGKKEATREEIVEAAKKSQIHDFITALPNGYETQIGQKGIVFSGGQKQRLSIARALVRQPRILILDDSTSALDAHTEKRLLRTLDEQPSTVFLVAQKVSSIQNADLILILHQGEIIAQGTHNELLQESEYYAEIHQSQQEGVTS; encoded by the coding sequence GTGCTGAAAAACCTGAACTTCCATGCTCTGCCAGGAAACACTGTCGGGATTATTGGGGAAACAGGTTCTGGGAAAACATCTTTGCTTCATTTAATACCCCGATTGTATGAAAAGAATGCGGGCCAACTCTTTTTGGATGGGGTGGAAATCGAAAATCTCGATGTGAAAAATATAAGAAAACAAATCAGCCTCGTCCCTCAAGAGGTTCATTTGTTTTCAGGTACAGTAAGTGAAAACATTGCCTGGGGAAAGAAGGAGGCGACACGGGAAGAGATTGTGGAAGCGGCTAAGAAGTCGCAGATTCATGATTTTATTACCGCCTTGCCAAATGGTTATGAGACACAGATCGGTCAGAAAGGGATCGTCTTCTCTGGCGGACAGAAGCAGCGCCTCTCGATAGCGCGAGCCCTTGTGCGCCAACCCCGGATTTTGATTTTAGATGACAGTACGAGTGCGCTGGATGCCCATACCGAAAAGAGACTTTTACGGACGCTCGACGAACAACCATCTACCGTGTTTCTCGTTGCTCAAAAGGTCAGTTCAATCCAAAATGCAGACCTCATTCTGATTCTGCACCAAGGAGAGATCATCGCTCAGGGTACCCATAACGAATTGCTTCAGGAGAGTGAGTATTACGCTGAGATCCATCAATCTCAACAAGAGGGGGTGACGTCATGA
- a CDS encoding ABC transporter ATP-binding protein: protein MSGNSKPKMGHPHGIGSKPPKVENIGGTLRWIWRYMAEERVRFITVLAAILISSALSLLGPYLLGLTVDMVIESPESDTLVTMLGSLCLVYLFHSLFLWLQNYWMIGIAQNAVRSMRSHLFSHVQLLPVLFFQKMQQGELMSRLTNDIENVSRTLNTAVVQFFTSLLTILGTLIIMFWLSPMLTLLTLTIIPVMYFGMKWITNRTGPYFKKQQKDLGEVNGYVEEMFSGQPIIKMFSKEEDVIGEFREKNKALRKSGYFAQVYTGFIPKLMNMLNNVSFAIIVGAGGLLALNGSISIGIIVTFTTYSRQFTRPLNDLANQFNMILSAVAGADRVFQVIDEKEERLDEKNAQDISETQGNIRFEDVGFSYEKGQQTLSDITFEANAGETVALVGPTGAGKTTIISLLSRFYDPDSGRILLDGVDLKGVTRDSLRRQMGVVLQDATMFHTTIRENIRYGRLDATDTEVEQAARSAMAHDFITRLPEGYDTVLDSDGKGVSHGQRQLLSIARAMIADPSLLILDEATSSIDTVTEMKINAGLINLMKRRTSFVIAHRLHTIRSADVILVLKNGKIVEKGNHRTLMEKGGDYAALIQAQTSERTERGYG, encoded by the coding sequence ATGAGTGGAAATTCTAAACCGAAAATGGGGCACCCTCATGGGATTGGTTCAAAACCTCCGAAAGTTGAGAATATCGGAGGTACGCTCCGGTGGATTTGGCGTTACATGGCAGAGGAAAGGGTAAGGTTTATAACTGTTTTGGCTGCGATCCTGATCAGTTCCGCTTTATCTTTACTGGGTCCTTATCTTCTGGGACTCACGGTCGACATGGTAATAGAGAGTCCTGAATCAGATACCCTCGTTACTATGCTGGGCAGCTTGTGTCTTGTCTATTTGTTCCATTCACTTTTTCTATGGCTGCAAAATTATTGGATGATCGGCATTGCTCAAAATGCGGTCCGATCGATGAGGTCCCATCTATTTTCACACGTCCAGTTACTGCCTGTTCTCTTTTTCCAAAAAATGCAGCAGGGGGAGTTGATGAGCAGGCTTACGAATGATATTGAAAACGTAAGCCGGACATTAAATACAGCAGTCGTACAATTTTTCACAAGTTTATTGACGATCCTAGGCACGTTAATCATTATGTTCTGGTTAAGTCCAATGCTGACCCTGCTGACATTGACCATCATTCCTGTCATGTACTTTGGGATGAAATGGATCACAAACCGCACGGGTCCGTATTTTAAAAAGCAGCAAAAAGACCTTGGTGAAGTGAATGGATATGTAGAGGAAATGTTCTCTGGTCAGCCCATCATCAAAATGTTTTCCAAAGAGGAAGATGTCATTGGTGAGTTTAGAGAAAAAAATAAAGCATTAAGAAAGTCCGGATACTTTGCGCAAGTGTACACAGGTTTTATTCCAAAACTGATGAACATGTTGAACAATGTAAGCTTCGCGATTATTGTCGGAGCAGGTGGGCTGCTTGCTCTTAACGGATCGATTTCAATAGGGATCATCGTCACGTTTACGACATATTCCCGCCAATTCACTCGCCCGTTGAACGACCTAGCCAATCAATTCAATATGATTTTATCAGCCGTGGCCGGCGCAGACAGGGTTTTCCAAGTGATTGACGAAAAAGAAGAGAGGCTGGACGAAAAGAACGCGCAGGACATTTCAGAAACCCAGGGAAATATCCGATTTGAGGATGTCGGTTTCTCTTATGAAAAAGGTCAGCAGACACTCTCTGATATCACCTTTGAAGCAAATGCCGGAGAAACGGTGGCGCTTGTTGGTCCTACAGGTGCCGGGAAAACGACAATCATCTCTTTGTTGTCTCGATTCTATGACCCGGACTCAGGTCGTATCCTGTTAGATGGCGTCGACCTAAAAGGTGTGACAAGAGACAGTTTGAGGAGACAGATGGGAGTCGTCCTCCAGGATGCTACGATGTTCCATACGACCATACGGGAAAACATCCGGTACGGCCGGCTGGATGCCACAGATACTGAGGTTGAACAGGCCGCAAGATCAGCTATGGCCCATGATTTCATTACCCGACTGCCGGAAGGGTACGATACGGTTCTTGATTCAGATGGTAAAGGGGTGAGTCATGGACAAAGACAGCTTTTGTCCATAGCGCGGGCAATGATTGCCGATCCATCATTGCTCATTTTAGATGAAGCGACAAGCAGCATCGATACGGTAACAGAAATGAAAATTAATGCCGGTCTCATCAATTTAATGAAAAGGCGGACAAGTTTTGTCATCGCTCATCGCCTGCATACGATACGCTCAGCCGATGTCATCCTGGTGCTCAAGAATGGGAAGATTGTTGAAAAAGGAAACCACCGGACGCTTATGGAAAAAGGTGGGGACTATGCAGCTCTCATTCAAGCTCAAACATCGGAGAGGACAGAAAGAGGATACGGATAA
- a CDS encoding vanadium-dependent haloperoxidase: MSLNQPYPYWTDLPYAGESRPPSTNEGVEFEAGKWKTYFIEHSRRHGFITLDGSPIRLAIKDPKNIDWHRELKVVKETLAHLTKDQRTIAAYWGEGAASKQWVPIVDRLIDTYGVEAPRAARILGAVFSGMNDAFVVCWSLKYRWLVPRPNQLDPQLRTVICTPKHPSYPSGHATISGAAEVILSYFFPAERRKLRELAEEDARSRLYAGVHFPVDNDEGLRLGRQIGRIVVEELKKDYVDGRPLDRPFTVYRNADLHPSEYRQAIPFPFDQKCGSLLLESTDNEESSPYTNWIDPKIFY; the protein is encoded by the coding sequence ATGTCACTAAATCAACCGTATCCTTACTGGACCGATTTGCCTTATGCCGGCGAAAGCCGACCACCATCAACGAACGAAGGGGTGGAGTTTGAAGCAGGGAAATGGAAAACTTATTTTATTGAACACAGCCGGAGGCACGGGTTTATAACGTTGGATGGAAGCCCGATACGATTAGCCATCAAAGATCCAAAAAACATTGATTGGCATAGGGAACTGAAAGTAGTCAAAGAAACCTTAGCGCATTTGACAAAGGATCAAAGGACAATTGCCGCTTACTGGGGAGAGGGGGCAGCGTCAAAGCAATGGGTCCCCATCGTTGATCGTCTAATTGATACTTATGGTGTGGAAGCCCCAAGAGCCGCTCGTATTTTAGGGGCTGTTTTCAGTGGAATGAATGATGCCTTTGTCGTGTGCTGGTCGTTGAAATACCGCTGGCTGGTACCTCGCCCCAACCAATTGGATCCTCAATTACGGACAGTGATTTGTACACCAAAACATCCTTCCTATCCATCCGGACACGCAACGATTTCCGGAGCTGCAGAAGTCATCCTCAGTTATTTCTTCCCTGCTGAACGAAGGAAGCTGAGGGAGTTGGCTGAAGAAGATGCTCGCTCAAGACTGTACGCTGGCGTGCATTTCCCCGTGGATAATGACGAAGGGTTGCGCCTTGGCAGACAAATCGGCCGTATCGTTGTAGAGGAGTTAAAGAAAGATTATGTCGATGGTCGGCCGCTTGATCGACCATTTACTGTTTATCGAAATGCCGATCTCCACCCTTCCGAATATAGGCAGGCCATTCCTTTCCCATTTGACCAAAAGTGCGGTTCCTTACTCCTTGAATCCACGGATAATGAAGAATCTTCTCCTTATACCAATTGGATCGATCCAAAAATATTCTATTAA
- a CDS encoding cupredoxin domain-containing protein gives MDAWILSARKVGLLLGAIIIAFAAYFIGSFFWKGAISTSTEPVNGEPRVINLVTGEFKAETADGKEIEAYRWDPGTIFVEKGEPFKLSIYGVNGKEHPFYIEGTDVKGVVEQGKETVLDLQFKKEGIYRLICTTHAEIASDGPMIAYIIVD, from the coding sequence ATGGATGCGTGGATCTTATCTGCACGGAAAGTCGGTCTACTTTTAGGTGCCATTATTATCGCTTTTGCGGCTTACTTTATCGGGAGCTTTTTCTGGAAAGGAGCCATATCGACCTCAACAGAGCCTGTAAATGGAGAACCCCGGGTTATTAATCTGGTTACAGGTGAATTCAAAGCAGAAACGGCAGATGGAAAAGAAATTGAAGCTTACCGTTGGGATCCGGGAACGATCTTTGTGGAAAAAGGTGAACCCTTTAAACTGAGTATTTACGGAGTTAATGGAAAAGAGCACCCTTTTTACATTGAAGGTACGGATGTCAAAGGCGTGGTAGAGCAAGGGAAAGAGACGGTACTAGATCTTCAATTCAAAAAGGAAGGCATTTATCGTCTGATCTGCACAACCCATGCTGAGATTGCTTCGGATGGTCCGATGATTGCTTACATCATTGTTGATTAA
- a CDS encoding LysE family translocator, with protein MVVLIVSSIVLGLSIAAPVGPINIEIMRRGLTYGFWSAFCVGLGGMSSDLLLMAAMFFGAGVFLTWTWVQVTLMFVGCVVLVHAGWTSLRSKEEWRVVEEGYERHRKGQALLSYIRGVVIAGTNPMNLLFWISIYGSVLSGALQEENMFRSFIISSMVFLGIGLWNANLAFFVHFGRYLVNSSLLKWVQGTASLILIYYGFKFGWIGISVLFKSFAM; from the coding sequence GTGGTTGTCTTAATTGTAAGCTCTATTGTACTCGGTTTATCCATTGCTGCACCTGTTGGACCGATAAATATAGAAATCATGAGAAGAGGTCTTACTTATGGGTTTTGGTCTGCTTTTTGTGTAGGGCTTGGAGGAATGTCTTCCGATTTGTTACTGATGGCGGCTATGTTTTTTGGAGCGGGTGTTTTTTTGACGTGGACATGGGTACAGGTCACATTGATGTTCGTTGGATGTGTCGTCTTGGTCCACGCGGGTTGGACGAGCCTCCGATCCAAAGAGGAATGGAGGGTGGTGGAGGAAGGATATGAACGGCACCGTAAAGGACAAGCTTTACTCTCTTACATAAGAGGTGTGGTTATTGCAGGGACGAACCCAATGAATCTATTGTTTTGGATCAGCATTTATGGATCCGTGTTGAGTGGTGCTCTACAAGAAGAGAATATGTTTCGATCGTTCATCATCAGTTCCATGGTTTTTCTTGGAATTGGTTTGTGGAATGCGAATTTAGCATTTTTCGTTCATTTTGGAAGATACCTCGTAAACTCTTCTCTATTAAAGTGGGTCCAAGGTACAGCAAGTCTAATCCTTATCTATTACGGTTTCAAATTCGGATGGATTGGAATAAGTGTCCTTTTTAAGAGCTTTGCTATGTGA